The Sulfurimonas aquatica genomic sequence TGAGTAAATGGTTTGTTCAGGTGTTGCACATCTAAGCCATCTATGTTTAGAGTTGAAGAGCTAAAGAAATTCTCAACTGAAACAACCTTACAATCACTCTCTTTTAAACTTGCAAGTGCTTTAGTTGTGAAGAGTCTCTCATCAATTACCACCATATCATACATGGAAAAGTCATATAAGTTTTGAAGGTACTCGTTTCTATTTTCTACTTTAACGCTGTACTTGAAGTTTAAAAATATCTTCTCTAATGCGAGTGCAGAATCTGGGTTATCATCTACAACTAAAACTTTTTTATTTGCCAATCTTTTGTCAAGCTGTCTTCTGTACTTTTTCTCAGTATCTTTTGCTGAATGAAAAGGAATCGTTAAAGAAAACTCAACATTTTTACTCTTGGTATTTTTAACACTTAACTTGCCGTCCATAAGCAGAGATAAATCTTTAGCGATAAAAAGTCCAAGTCCCTCATACTGGTTTGTCTCTTCGTTATAGTTGTAGTTAAATAGAGACTCATCAACATCAAATTTAATATCCGTAGTAATAGTAAAGTTGAGTTTTTTCACTAATGAAAACTCATTTACCTTTGTCACATGCATGAGTGTCTTTCTTGATTTGTTATACATACTATACTCAAGAATATTTCGTAAAATATTACCAAGGTTCAGAGTGTCACCCATAAGTATGTAGGGAATATCGCTATCTACATCATAAATAAGTTCGACATTAGAGTTCTTAAAATCATTTATCAGGCTACCCGAGATATCATTTAAAAGGTTTACAAATGTAAAGTTGTTATTTACTATTTCAACTTTTTTAGATTTTAAACGCAAGAACTCTATTAAGTTCCCTGTCATGTCATAAAGTTTTTTCTCTGAATCCATAACTTTTACTAAATCTCTATCTTGAGGATTCTCTTCTATTTTTTGAGATAAAAGTCCCTCTTTACTGACCACATCTTGCACTACGCTATAGATATTTTCACTCATATCAGAGATTATTTTATCTTGAGCGTCCTTGATGACGTTTTGTCTCTCTTTGACTTTAGAGTACTCTTTTTTTAACTTTATAAACTGATAAGAGGAGGATATAAGTGCTATAAGACTGGCAATACTTAGCAGTATCCAAAGAACTCTTTCAGAGTCGTTCATAAATGTCTGGTCAATTAACTCTTGAGAGAGAAGTAGCGTACTCATGCTGAGAAAGATAAAAAGGTATTTCATTTTCATGCCTTAAAAATTAGGTTTGCTTATTGTACTGAAAATAAGTTTTACTAATCTTTAGTCCACTCAATATAGTTATGCCATATACCGCCAAGAGCTGGTTTTATATTTTTTACATTCTTATTTACTGCTGATATCTCATTTGGAATATACAAAAAAAGATAGGGATTATCATCTGTTATAAGCTCAAACATCTCCTGCCAAACAAGAGAGAGTTTCTCTCTATCTATCATACTTTGAGACTTCTCAATAAGCTTGTTCACCCTAGGGTTATCATAGCCTACAAGATTAAATCCGCCCTTTGTATCACTATCTTTATGCCAAAAAAGGTATGGATCTGGCGTTGGCGAGAGTCCCCAGCCTAAAAGAACCGAGTCAAACTTATGAGGAAATACGACCATATTTAAAAATGCTTGCCACTCCATAACACGAAGATTTACCACTACTCCTGCTTTTTTTAACTGATGCTGTAAAACTTGTGCTGCATAAGGGCGAACTGGCGATGAGTTTGAAGTAACTATCTCAAATGTAAAAGGATTATTCTCATCATAGCCTGCCTTTTTAAGAAGTCTTTTTGCCTCTTGTATATTTGGCGTTGGAACTTTTACACTCTCGTTAAACGCAGAAGTTCCCGGCAAAAAAGGGCCACTGCATACTTTTGCATGTTTAAAAAAAAGTATATCTACTAACTCTTGTCTATCTACCGCTAATGAGAGTGCCTTTCTTACATCAGGATTTTTGAACTTTTCTACTCTAAGATTAAATCCAAGATAAGTATATGAGAGACTAATTTTCTCATAAATGTTAAACTTGTCAAAAAAGTCTTTATCGAGTTGTCTCTCATAAGCCATTGGCTCAACTCCACCAATGTCAAGTTCAGATGACTTGAGCATCAAAAAACGGGTCATCTGGTCTGCGATGACATGAAAAGATATCTTATCTATTTTAGCCCTGCCCTCAAAGTACTCATCAAAAGCGCTCAGTTCTATATTTTTTGAGTACTCAAGTTTTGAGAGTCTATATGCTCCTGTACCTATGGGGTTTGTGTTAAAGCTTGAGCTCATAAAGTTTTGCTCATCCCTTAAGATATGTTCAGGCAGTATTCCCATCATCCAAGTCTCTAAGGCTTTAAAATAGGGTTTAGTATACTTTACTTCTACTCTATACTTATCTAACACCTTTACACTCTGCACAAAACGAAAACCAGTGCTGTAGGGTGAAGATATTTTATCAGATATAAGGACTTGGTATGTAAAAAGAACATCTGCTGATGTAAACTCCTCCCCATCATGCCACTTTACACCTTTTTTCAGCTCAAACACTAATGTTTTATCATCAAGAAAATAAAATTTCTCTGCCAAATCACTTATAATATTTTTAGAGTCTTTATCAAACTTTACGAGACCATTAAATAGATAACCAGCTATTAAAGAGGAGCTAGAGTCAGTTGCTAGGATGGGGTTTAAACGCGATGGATTTGATGATGTCGCTAGGTGGAGCGTTGATGCAAAATAAAGGGTATAAGCAAATACTAGTAGGAAGATGGCTCTCATTCATTTACCCTCAAATTATAATTGAGGGTATTATATATCAATAGAGTTAATGTAGAAAAGCTCTTAGTTAGCTTCTACTTTTCTGTCGTGAAGTTCTTGAACTGGGCGTTCATTGTCAACATAAAACTTTCTAAAGTGTTCTATCTGCTCTTTTGAAGCAGTTATAGGTTTTTTCAATAAGTACCACTGTACATTTTCAGAACATGGTGGTGTCGTTAGAGAACCTATATAGTGATAGTAGTGAGAAGTATCTAAAGGCATGAAGTCTTGTGGATCAATCTTTACAGTTGAGCCAACATTATTTATAATTTTTTCTAAAACAACACTTTTTTCTCCCGCTTCAAAGAAAACTGCTACAACAGCAAGTTGCTCTGTTTTAGGGTTTTGATGAACCATATGAGCGACCATATCAAAACGCTTGCCATCTATAGTATGCTCACTCTTACCATGAAAGTGAAACTGTAAAAGATTAAAATCTTCGCCATGAAGAGTAATCGCTCCACCATGCTCAGGAGTTACTTTTATAGAGTGCCCATTATCTATAACTTTTGCCATACCTGTAATATCATCATGCATACTTAAATCATACTCATGATTCATAGACATAGTCTTACCTGGAATAATATTTATAGGTGATTGGTGAATCCCCTTGCCGCATGTTTTGGAAAACTCCTCCCAATGGGCAGGACCATTATGACTTCCATAATCCCAATGCTTGTCGTGTGCTGAAGCTTCTTTAGGTTTTACATTCTGCGAACCATTACATCCAACTAATGCTAATGTTACTATAGCTGTTGCTAAAAGTGTTTTTTTCATATACTTTCCTTAATTAAAATTGATAGTTTGCTATAGCTCTATACTGAGTTAATTTATCAGTCTGAGAAATAGAACCTAATTCACTTGCTAAAGTGTCATTATAAGTCAAAATAGCTTTAAGTGCAATAGAGAAGTTTTGAGAGTGTTTGTATGCTATAACTGCATTATAATCATTTTGATCTTTAAAAAATCTACTATTTGAGCTATTTAGGTATGCAAGAGTAGTGCTTAAGCCCTTAAAACCAAAAGAGTCATATTTTTGATTATAAAATATTTTCACACCCTGAGTTCCACCAATATATACACTATCAGCCTTAAGAGCATTTCCGTAAATAGATTGAAAAAGATTGTTTGAAGTAATCATATTTGTAAATAGAGGTGTACCATCCCATGGAAGCACTAAAGAGTCATGTGCATTGTCATTACTAATAACTTTTGAGTAATCAATTCCAATTTTAGCACTTTTAATGGCAAGTTCCGCCTTAAAAGCCACTGCATTTACTACAATTATTTTACCGCCAGTAAGTGAGCCTGTATTTTTTAAATTCTTATCTGCATTACCTATACTGTCTTGACGTATATACTGTGCACCTAGAGTTAGTTTATTATCAGCAATTTTCATATCTAAAGTAGAGTCAAGATAGATAGAGTTCATAAAATGATTTGCATAGTCATCATAAACTCTAAAGTTAAAATCATCACGATTATATATCACACCAACCTGTGCAAGATAATCATTTTTCGACTCTGTTATCGCATCTCTATTTGCACCTAAGGCATGTTCAATTATGCCCATAAACCTATTTGAAGTTCTCTGCTTAAACTTGTTAATAGCCACAACTTCTATTTTTAGATTTTTATTTTTTGTATACGATGCAAAAATTCCTGAAACTGCAGAGGGAAGCATTCTTACATCTTTAGCATTCATAAGTGGAGATTTAATAACTTTTCTCCCTGCATCAATGTTTATATTGGCATTTTTATAAGAGATATAAAGTTCACCAAGGGTTGAGAATCCCTCTGTTGCATCTCCACCCAATGCCCCATTATCTTTAGCGATGATAGATGTGTCTACATTTGGTGAGAGTAAAAATGGGTTGGTAGTCATAAATGTAGTGCTGGCGCTAAAACCGTTAAGAGTTGCAGTTTGCATATTAAACTGGCCACCTACAGAGTTTGCATATGCTGATGTACTTGGCAGATTTGTTTTTTCTTTATCTGTTTGAATATAGTAATATTTTATCTTTGCATTAACATTTGCCTTGTCGAAAAGCTCTGATATGTTTTGCGCTTGTGTCGCTGCAAGTAGTGTTGATGAGAATAATAGGAGTGCATATATTATATATTTCAAGGTATTCCTTTTTTTGAGAAGGAAATTTTACAACTAATATAATAAAATCTAAATAAATCTATAAAATAAATTGATAGTGTATCTTGAGTGTAGGGAGAAGTTTACCCAGAGAAAACTCTGGATAAAAAGTTTGAAAGTAGAAATATTAACGTTTAGAGAACTGACGAGAACGACGAGCTTTTCTCTTACCTGGTTTCTTACGTTCAACAACACGTGAATCACGAGTCATCATACCCTCTGGTTTAAGGATAGCTTTTATTTCTGGGTTGAATGCTACAAGTGCACGAGATATACCGTGACGAAGTGCATCAGCTTGACCACCAAAACCACCACCTAAAGTAGTAGCAACGATATCAACTGAACCATCTTGCTTAGAAAGAACTAATGGTTGTTTAACACGAAGCTTTTTAGCTTCAAGTCCACCTAACCATGCATCTAGTGAAAGACCATTAATAGTCATGTTACCAGTTCCTGGAGTTAACCATACTTTTGCGATTGACGCTTTACGGCGTCCTGTTGCATATATTGTTTTTGCCATCTAGTAAATCCTTACTTAGCTATTTGTGCAGTGTGAGGGTGTTCAGCACCTGCATATATTTTTAATTTCTTAAGCATTTTAGCACCTAACTTAGTCTTAGGAAGCATACCACGAGCTGATAACTTATAAAGTTTCTCAGGGTTTTTCTCTAAAAGTTCAGTCATTTTAACACTCTTAGTAGAACCAAAGTAACCAGAATGAGAGAAATACTCTTTGTTAGCTATTTTACCAAGACCATTAAATTTAGCCTTAGAAGCATTAATGATAACAACATAGTCACCACAATCAATATTTGGAGTCCAGCAAACTTTGTTCTTACCACGAAGAAGTGTTGCTACTTCTGTCATCATACGACCAAATGTTTTACCTTCAGCATCAATCAAAATCCATTTTTGATCAATTTGTTCAGCAGATGCAATTTTAGTAAATTTCATTTTGAACCTTTATTTGAGTAATTTGTTTAATAAACGCGAACGCTTATTTAAGTGGCGAAAGTATAGCTATATAAACTTATAAGAAGCTGAATTTAAGGATATTGTAAGTTTTTAGGATTCTATAGTAGTGGATCAATATTTATAAATTATTTTAGAAATATAATTATATCTAGATTTTTAAATATAGCCCTACTCATTACTATCTAATCAGATGAAATATGATAGTATATTCACATGAAAAAAGAATTCAATCATAATAAATTCAAATATGAAGTAGTCTCCCCAGCATCTCCTAGTAGTCTAGAACTTATGTACTATAAAGACTATCATAATGCAGATGGTATTTACTTAGGCTGTAATGAAGCTTTTGCAAAGTTTTTAAACCTGCCTATGGAGGAAATTATTGGCCATACTGATATTGAGATACTTGGCGAGAGTACTGGAGCTATAGTTCAAGCACTTGATAGAGAACTTATAGCCCAAAAGATAGCAAAAAAGAGTCAAGGGTGGATTAGACTTCAAGATGGTTCAAGTGTGCTACTCAGTACCTCAAAATCTCTTATTTATAATGCAGCACAAGAAGTCATTGGCCTTATGGGGATTAGCATTAATATTACAGACTCTTATGAAAATGAAAAAAAACTCAAAGTACGAGAAGAAGAGCTTATCAACTCTAATAATCTTTTACATACAATCATCAACACAGTTCCGGTGCGCATTTTTTGGAAAGATTTAGATTTAAACTTCCTAGGTTGTAATGAACTCTTTGCAAATGATGCACGGAAGAAAGATGAGAGTGAGATAATTGGCAAAAGCGATTATGACTTAAGCTGGAAAAATGAAGCTGAAATATATAGAGCAGATGATAGAAGTGTTTTAGATTCACAAATCCCAAAACTATTTTTTGAAGAACCCCAAACAAATTCTGATGGGGAAGAGATGTGGCTAAGAACTTCTAAAATCCCTCTCTATGATAGTGAGAATAAACTCTTTGGGCTCTTAGGTATGTATGAGAATATTACACATGCTAAAATTTCTGCTAACAAACTCAAAGAGAGCCAGCAACACCTCCAAGCTATCATAGAAAATGAGCCAGAGTGTGTAAAGCTTGTAGATCCAAATGGTAGGTTGATTACAATGAACCCTGCGGGACTAGCTATGCTTGAAGCTGAGTCTCTTGAAGTGGCACAGCAGCAAACTCTAGTAAACTATATGTGTAAAGAGTGGAGAACTCCTTTTTTAGAGCTCCATCAAAAAGTCATGCAAGGTCTAAATGCTAGCTTAGTGTTTAAAATCAAAGGATTAAAAGGAACCTCGCGTTGGCTAGAGACAAATGCAGTTCCTATGAGAGATGCAGATGGAGATATAACTGCTCTACTTGGTATAACGCGAGATATTACTCAGAGAAAAAAAGATGAAGAGAACATAATATATCTTGCAAATTACGACTCCTTGACTCAACTTCCAAATCGTGCAAACCTAGACACTACTCTACACAATACCCTAGCAAGAGCTAAACGCAACACAGAAAACTTCGCTTTGATGTTTTTAGATATTGACAACTTTAAAGAGATAAATGACAACTTAGGACATGATACAGGGGATAAACTTCTTGTTGAAGTTTCAAGATGTTTAACTTCTATACTAAGAGAAGAAGATACTGTAGCTAGACTTGGAGGGGATGAATTTATCATTTTATCCCCAAATACAAATGCGAATGGAGCACATGAAGTAGCAAAAAAAATACTCAAAGAGATTCAAAACCCACGCTACATTGATGACAATACACTTAGTGTGACTGCATCCATAGGCATTGGAATCTATCCAGATGATGGAGAAGATAAGGAGACTCTTTTTAAAAATGCCGATACTGCTATGTACAGGAGTAAACGAGAGGGGCGAAATAACTACTCATTTTTTACAAAAGAGATGCAAATTAGCTCTAAACGCAATCTTGAGCTTAGTCATGCTCTAAGAACTGCTCTTAACAACAACGAACTTCACCTAGTTTATCAGCCTCAAATCTCTCTGCATAATCAAGAAGTTATAGGTGCTGAGACTTTACTAAGATGGACACACCCGGAGTTTGGCAATATCTCGCCTGCTGAGTTTATTCCAATAGCTGAAAATAATGGACTTATTATAGAGATTGGTGAATGGGTACTTCGCAGCGCTACAAAACAGTTGCAAATATGGATAGATGAGGGAATAAAGCCCTTTGTAGTATCTGTAAATCTCTCAGCCATTCAGTTTCGTCATGCGAACCTTCCAGAGTCTATATCTGAGATACTCAAAGAGAACTCTCTTGAGGCAAAATACTTAGAGTTAGAACTCACAGAGAGTGTTACGGCAAAAGATCCGCATCAGGCTATAGAGATCATAAATGCCATCAATGAGATAGGCGTAAAAATATCTATAGATGATTTTGGAACAGGCTATTCAAACCTTAGTCATCTTAAAAAATTCAAAATCTATAAACTAAAAATTGACCAATCTTTTGTTCAAGACATAAAGGATGACCAAGAAGACAGAGCCATAGTCTCAGCCATCATAAATATGTCAGATGCACTAGGACTTAAAACTATAGCTGAAGGTGTAGAAACAATAGAGCAACTTCAGTATCTTCGCTCTCAAGGATGTCAAGAGGTGCAAGGCTACTACTTTAGTAAACCTTTAGTTGCAGAAGATTTTATCTCATTTATAAAAAAGAGTTAAATTAAAGTAGTTCCATCTTCTTTTCATACTCTTCGTTTATCTCGTCAAGCTCGCTTTGAGCTATTTCGAGTTCTTCAAAGAGCTCTTCTACTTCAGATTCCTCTTTACTTACTAGTTTAGAGAGTTCTATTAAAGAGGCACTATCGCCACTGTTTGAGACCTCAACCAACTCTTTGTGATGGAGTTCAAGCTGTTCTTCTATCTCCATAATATTTGTTTCTATCTTTTGCACTTTTTTCTTTAGAGGCGAGGTTATTTTGTTTCGCTCTCGCGTTAAATCTGCTTTTAGTTTTTTATTCTCTTTGGTATTTGATTTAGGAGCAGGTTTGTTTTTTTCAAGTTTTTCATCTTCACCTTCATCCCAACCAATTTTTTCAAGAAACTCATCATAACCGCCATCAAAATACTCAGCGCCCTCTTTGGCAAAGATAACAAGTCTGTCACAAACTCTACGGAGTAACTCTTCAGAGTGGGTTACGATGATAACTGCCCCCTCAAAGTTTCTTATGGCATTTGTAAGTGCTTCTATGGAGTCCATATCAAGGTGATTTGTAGGCTCATCCAAAAAGAGTAAGTTTACTTCTCGTGCTAAAATTTGTCCTAACATAACGCGAGACTTCTCTCCACCCGATAAAAGTGAAACCTTTTTATCCGCGCTATCGCCACTAAACATCATAGCCCCAGCTATACTTCTTATACTCTGCGTTGGGAGTTTTGTATTTGCGGAGTGTATCTCATCTATTACCGTCGCGTTTGCATGAAGTCTATCTATGTTTGTTTGA encodes the following:
- a CDS encoding peptide-binding protein, whose amino-acid sequence is MRAIFLLVFAYTLYFASTLHLATSSNPSRLNPILATDSSSSLIAGYLFNGLVKFDKDSKNIISDLAEKFYFLDDKTLVFELKKGVKWHDGEEFTSADVLFTYQVLISDKISSPYSTGFRFVQSVKVLDKYRVEVKYTKPYFKALETWMMGILPEHILRDEQNFMSSSFNTNPIGTGAYRLSKLEYSKNIELSAFDEYFEGRAKIDKISFHVIADQMTRFLMLKSSELDIGGVEPMAYERQLDKDFFDKFNIYEKISLSYTYLGFNLRVEKFKNPDVRKALSLAVDRQELVDILFFKHAKVCSGPFLPGTSAFNESVKVPTPNIQEAKRLLKKAGYDENNPFTFEIVTSNSSPVRPYAAQVLQHQLKKAGVVVNLRVMEWQAFLNMVVFPHKFDSVLLGWGLSPTPDPYLFWHKDSDTKGGFNLVGYDNPRVNKLIEKSQSMIDREKLSLVWQEMFELITDDNPYLFLYIPNEISAVNKNVKNIKPALGGIWHNYIEWTKD
- the rplM gene encoding 50S ribosomal protein L13, with protein sequence MKFTKIASAEQIDQKWILIDAEGKTFGRMMTEVATLLRGKNKVCWTPNIDCGDYVVIINASKAKFNGLGKIANKEYFSHSGYFGSTKSVKMTELLEKNPEKLYKLSARGMLPKTKLGAKMLKKLKIYAGAEHPHTAQIAK
- a CDS encoding response regulator, which gives rise to MKYLFIFLSMSTLLLSQELIDQTFMNDSERVLWILLSIASLIALISSSYQFIKLKKEYSKVKERQNVIKDAQDKIISDMSENIYSVVQDVVSKEGLLSQKIEENPQDRDLVKVMDSEKKLYDMTGNLIEFLRLKSKKVEIVNNNFTFVNLLNDISGSLINDFKNSNVELIYDVDSDIPYILMGDTLNLGNILRNILEYSMYNKSRKTLMHVTKVNEFSLVKKLNFTITTDIKFDVDESLFNYNYNEETNQYEGLGLFIAKDLSLLMDGKLSVKNTKSKNVEFSLTIPFHSAKDTEKKYRRQLDKRLANKKVLVVDDNPDSALALEKIFLNFKYSVKVENRNEYLQNLYDFSMYDMVVIDERLFTTKALASLKESDCKVVSVENFFSSSTLNIDGLDVQHLNKPFTQERIYHILSEAYIPQEKKDLLDETKHASRTQKLKVNRGVFDSTPNVTLQRFSEFKGRELLLVEDNLINQKVIVSLLGKSGIGITIANNGEEAVEIVNSDKEFDLVLMDINMPLMDGYTASQIIRENPKFDMLPIISLSALTSTDEVRQMFNSGMNGYIAKPLKKEKLFSAFSMFMQKSEVVEETDEGIQEKVSYDGLDIEHGVEQIEGNTMLYKELLMEFKDAYGKSDEFLAELIEDHRYEQAKMLCLDLKGLSGSICAYDMNTLATEMHKQLLYKKYEFLPKFVQDYSVEIQKLNNSIALYTKDI
- the rpsI gene encoding 30S ribosomal protein S9, with the protein product MAKTIYATGRRKASIAKVWLTPGTGNMTINGLSLDAWLGGLEAKKLRVKQPLVLSKQDGSVDIVATTLGGGFGGQADALRHGISRALVAFNPEIKAILKPEGMMTRDSRVVERKKPGKRKARRSRQFSKR
- a CDS encoding EAL domain-containing protein, which translates into the protein MKKEFNHNKFKYEVVSPASPSSLELMYYKDYHNADGIYLGCNEAFAKFLNLPMEEIIGHTDIEILGESTGAIVQALDRELIAQKIAKKSQGWIRLQDGSSVLLSTSKSLIYNAAQEVIGLMGISINITDSYENEKKLKVREEELINSNNLLHTIINTVPVRIFWKDLDLNFLGCNELFANDARKKDESEIIGKSDYDLSWKNEAEIYRADDRSVLDSQIPKLFFEEPQTNSDGEEMWLRTSKIPLYDSENKLFGLLGMYENITHAKISANKLKESQQHLQAIIENEPECVKLVDPNGRLITMNPAGLAMLEAESLEVAQQQTLVNYMCKEWRTPFLELHQKVMQGLNASLVFKIKGLKGTSRWLETNAVPMRDADGDITALLGITRDITQRKKDEENIIYLANYDSLTQLPNRANLDTTLHNTLARAKRNTENFALMFLDIDNFKEINDNLGHDTGDKLLVEVSRCLTSILREEDTVARLGGDEFIILSPNTNANGAHEVAKKILKEIQNPRYIDDNTLSVTASIGIGIYPDDGEDKETLFKNADTAMYRSKREGRNNYSFFTKEMQISSKRNLELSHALRTALNNNELHLVYQPQISLHNQEVIGAETLLRWTHPEFGNISPAEFIPIAENNGLIIEIGEWVLRSATKQLQIWIDEGIKPFVVSVNLSAIQFRHANLPESISEILKENSLEAKYLELELTESVTAKDPHQAIEIINAINEIGVKISIDDFGTGYSNLSHLKKFKIYKLKIDQSFVQDIKDDQEDRAIVSAIINMSDALGLKTIAEGVETIEQLQYLRSQGCQEVQGYYFSKPLVAEDFISFIKKS
- a CDS encoding carbonic anhydrase — its product is MKKTLLATAIVTLALVGCNGSQNVKPKEASAHDKHWDYGSHNGPAHWEEFSKTCGKGIHQSPINIIPGKTMSMNHEYDLSMHDDITGMAKVIDNGHSIKVTPEHGGAITLHGEDFNLLQFHFHGKSEHTIDGKRFDMVAHMVHQNPKTEQLAVVAVFFEAGEKSVVLEKIINNVGSTVKIDPQDFMPLDTSHYYHYIGSLTTPPCSENVQWYLLKKPITASKEQIEHFRKFYVDNERPVQELHDRKVEAN
- a CDS encoding OprD family outer membrane porin, with the translated sequence MKYIIYALLLFSSTLLAATQAQNISELFDKANVNAKIKYYYIQTDKEKTNLPSTSAYANSVGGQFNMQTATLNGFSASTTFMTTNPFLLSPNVDTSIIAKDNGALGGDATEGFSTLGELYISYKNANINIDAGRKVIKSPLMNAKDVRMLPSAVSGIFASYTKNKNLKIEVVAINKFKQRTSNRFMGIIEHALGANRDAITESKNDYLAQVGVIYNRDDFNFRVYDDYANHFMNSIYLDSTLDMKIADNKLTLGAQYIRQDSIGNADKNLKNTGSLTGGKIIVVNAVAFKAELAIKSAKIGIDYSKVISNDNAHDSLVLPWDGTPLFTNMITSNNLFQSIYGNALKADSVYIGGTQGVKIFYNQKYDSFGFKGLSTTLAYLNSSNSRFFKDQNDYNAVIAYKHSQNFSIALKAILTYNDTLASELGSISQTDKLTQYRAIANYQF